In Campylobacter sp. RM16187, the DNA window ATTTGTGGCTTAATCCAAGCGGTAAGAAAACATTCTTTATAAGAACAAAGGATGATAAGTCGCTTACAATAGGTGAGTTTAGAGAAGGTATTTATAGTGTAAGCGAAGCAAGGATAGACGCCGTAAAACTACTAAAAGAGCTTGAAAGCGGTAAGGATATAGATACCATTAAAGGCAAGAATGATAAGTATAAATTTAAAAGTCTATTTAATATATACATAGAGCAAAAACAGAAAAACGGTATTAGCCAGACTTATCTAAAAAAGATTATTCAGATGAACAATCTTTATATACTTCCTAAATTTGGCGAGAGAGATGTAAAAAATATAAAGTATAGCGAACTTTTAGAGGTCTTTAATGCCATTTTTAACCCTAGTAATCCTAAAACAAGTCGTCTTGAGACAATACACCGCCTTATAAACCACTTGCATAATGTTTTTTCAATGGCTATCAAAGATAGATATATAGATCATGATCCAAGCTTTAGACTTGAAAAAGAATTTCCTACAATCAAGTCGTTTTAATTTAAAAAATCAAATAGATACAAGATATGCCGCGCTAACTACTGATGATGGGATAAGAGAGTTTTTAAAAGACTTAAAATTAGATAATAAAATGCAGCTTCAAACTAAGCGTGCCATCTATCTTCAAATTTTATGTGTCAACCGTCCGATTAATACAGCTCAAGCAAAATGGGCTGATATTGATATGCAAAACGCAGTATGGACTATACAAGCAAACGAGATGAAGACAGGATTTATGCATAAAGTCGCACTAAGCAAGCAAGTAGTTGCTATTCTAAAAGAACAGCAACTTTTTAGCGGAGATATGAAATTTGTATTTCCAAGCCTAAATAAGGATGGTCATATCCATAGAGACGCAATCAGTAAGGCAATAAGAAATATGGGAGAAAAAGATAAATATAAATGTGTTGCTACCTCTCACGGCTTTAGGGCTACTTTTAGGACTATTTGCTCTGTAAATAAAGCAGAACTTTATAAATTAGGAATAACAGAGGAAGCTATAGAGAGTGTTTTAGCCCATAAAGAATTTAATCAGATTAAATATGCATATGAGAGAGAAAAAGCAACAATGGATCAAAAACATAAGCTAATGCAGTGGTACAGCGATTATTTGTTTAGTTTATAGCACCTTAAGCAAAAATTAAATTATCAATAAAATTATATAAATTTTAATAGTAAAGCCGAATTTTAAGGCTTTACTATACAAAAATACTTTCTTAAATTATAACTCAAATATTACTAATTTTTTAAAAAAATCTAATTATAATACAATCTTTTTAATTAAAAAATACTTAAATAATATTATATGTAACTAAATATATTCAATATGTTACATTTTGATTCAGGTTTTTAGGAAATAAAAATAATATACTTCTATCAAAAATCATTTAAAAGGAATTTTTATGACTTTAAAAGAAATTTATGCAAAAGATAACGAGGTAGCAGAGATGATAGGCGTAAGTAAGAATACTCTAGCTAAATGGAGAATGTTTAAAAGCAATGGGCCGAAGTTGGCTTTTGTCAAAATCGGTCGTAATATACTATATAAACGTGACTCAATAAAACAATGGCTGGAAGATAATGAAAGAATTGATACAAAGAATTTAAAACTGATAAAGGATTCTAAATGAAAAAATACAGTAAAGAACAACTTGAGAGAGAGCTTGAAGATTTTTTGTCTTTAGGCGCTAAGCATATTATCAAACAAAAATACTCGGAAATATTCTTTTCTAGACCTATGAGCCTTAAAAAACTCAAGGAGTTCATAGAGAGCAAGCTATCTTTGAAAGTATCAGAAAAAGAGTTAAAAGCATGGAAAGAGGAGTACGAAACAAATCGGTCAAAAAATCAAAATCAAAACATAGACAATCAGAATAGTAATACACAAAAACAACAGATATTAATAAATGATGATAGCACTAATCAAGAGGAGGTTGATTCATGGCAATCATAATGAATCAATCCTCAACCAAAGAGGCGGCAACTGCAAATTTTGCTCTAGAAAAATCTGTCCTTGAAGCTCAAAAAGCTAAAGAAGAAATCTTAAAAACAATCAATAAGATGGACCAAAAAGCAAGCAACATCACAAAAGAGATCGAAATAAAAACAAATGCTTCTGTTAAAAATATAATGGTGGCTAAAGACGAAATCGTAAAGGCTCAAAATTCATTCAATAAAACAAGCCAAGCAATAAAAAATACAATGCCCATATCAACTATCGTTGCAGGAGTTTTTGGTGGATTGGTTCTAGTATTAATGTTATCATCTTTTTGGATAGTGCCTATAGCGTACAAAAGTTTAACTTACAGCTCTCAGATTCAGGAACAAGAAGAGCAGATTAGCAATCTTATAATATATTTGAAGGCAGAAAAAGAAGATATTTTTAATATTGAACAATTTGTCATATATCTATTTGATAACGATATTGGTAGAGCCAAAGCTGAATATAAAAAATGGCTTAGCAAAAATGAAAAATAATCTATCAATTCTTGCATATAGGATAAATAGCCTGATACATATATGTGGGTACATCCGTCCTCCACATATATTCAGGCTCTTGCAGAGGGCTATTACAAAAAATAAGTCAAGTTTGCAGACTTGCTAACTATTTTTTGTAATTCATATGTGTTGTTTTATCCGCCTATGCTCGCGCATAAATGGATAAAACTTACCGGCTTGTCCATTTCTACGCTAACGCTACGAAACGGAACCTAAGCCTTAGTATATTTTTTTGGATATTATATGTTGAATAGTTTTACAAAAGACAGAGAAATTAAAATCAGAATTTCAAAACAATTCGATGAAATTTTAGCTGTAAAATGTAATAAATCAGGACCTACAAAGTCTGAGTTTATTCGTCAAAGCGTTATGAACTCAGACGTAAAAGTGATCCAAAGATCATCAAATCATGTATTGGATGACGAGACTAGATTTCTTTTTTTCGGAATAGCTAACATTTGTTATTTCATCTAAGACTTTTATATTGTTCTTTACCATAATTTCTTTTATATATCTTAGCATAATCGTTAAGTCATCAAGAACTTTAAAATCTTTTAATATATCATTACTCTTTAGTATTTTTTCGTTTAAATTAGAATAGTTGTCAAAGAGTTGAAAGCTTTTATTCTCAAAATATCTCAATTTTAAAAGCCTATTTCTTTTTATAAAGTTATCATTTGAGTTATTTCTAAAAAGATTACACATCTTTAAAAGTCTTTTTTGTAATGATTTTAATTCATCATATAGTTCATCTCTCGCTATATAGAAAGTAATAATTTTATTTTAATTATTCTTTGCGATTTCATCTTTGAGTGTTTTATCAATAGAGTTGAAAGAATTATTGTTGATATAGTTCTCTAGCTGGTATTTACTTTTTACTGTTTGAAAAAATCTATTTTTATTAAAATACACAACAAGAAAGTATCCGATTGCTAAAACTATAACTCCATACAAAACATAAATATACATTACTTTCCTTTCTTTATATAACTTATAATGGAAATTTAACATATTAATATGACAGGTTGTGGCATACCACCATTTCACAATAACACTAATCCATGCACACCACTTTATCCGCTATATTGATCAGTTCTTCGTTATTGCTATGCGTGCAAAATATAATAGCCCAGCCATCTTGTTTAAGCTCTTGTAATAGATCAATTACGATATTTTCATTATCTTTGTCTAGTGCCGAAGTAGCTTCGTCTAAGAATAAAATTTTAGAGTTTTTCATAACGGCTCTTAGAAATGCCATTCTTGATTTCTCTCCGCCTGAGAGTTTATTGCCATCATCTCCTATCGTTTCGTCGATGTTTAAGTGCTTCAAATTTAATTTCTCCAAATAAGCCAAAATGCCGTTTAAATCGCGACTTGAATTTGGATATAAGATATTATTAATAATCGTATCATCATGCAAAAATGTCCTTTGACCGCAATAAGATATAGCCGCTCTTAGCTCTTTATTAGAGTAAGAATTTATGTCTATTCCGTTAATATAAATCATACCATTTGAGACTTTATAAAGCCCCACAAACGCCCTAATGATCGATGTTTTACCGCTTCCGCTACGGCCCTTTATCAGGATCAACTCATTTTTATGGCATTTAAACGAAATTTCTTTTACTAACTCTACTTCATCCAAATAAATTTTTAAATTATTTACCACCACAGGGACATCTTTATATTTGATCTCTTTTTTAAGCAAGCTGGTTTGCACCTCTTCTTTTATGCTTAAAAATTCTATTATTTTGCCTATCGAAACAAGCGCTTTTTGAATGACTTGCAAATAATTAGAGATGTTTCGAATGGGTTGATAAAATTTGCGCGAGTAGTCGGCTATCACAACTATCATGCCGACTGCAAGAGCATGATTACTAACTTGATACACGGCATATAAAAGCACTAAGGCGATTCCTATAGTGCTTAAAGTTCCTTCAATAGGCATAAAGATAGAAAGGCTTTTGGTTCCTGCTTTTCTATTTTTGTATGACTCATCGGATAGTTTGTTGAAGCGTTCTTGCTCTTTAGCTTCGGCATTAAATGACTTGATAGTTTCATATCCGCCAAGAAGTTGCTCTATACTAACGGTTATTTTAGAATCCGCTTTTTGAGTGTTGGCGGATGTTTGTTTTTGGATCCTAGCTGTCTTTATGCTAAAAATATATATAAAAGGTGTTGTGATAAGCAGGATCAATAAGACTGCAGGCTCAATGTATAGCAAAAATCCTACTACGAAAATAAAATCAAAAATATCGCTAAAAATCGTATAAAACGGTCTTTCAAAGATATATTCAAGTCTTTGAGTATCATTCATCAAAGTGTAGATCACATCTCCTTTTGACATCTTAATGATCTCTTTAAAATCGATATTGGTTAGTTTTATAAATAGCTTTTTTCTAACGTTTATTATGATTTTTTGCGCGATGATAACGACTATATAGCAGAAAAAATTTCTAAATAAAATATATACGATTGATGAAGCAAAAAATAAAACAATGCCCGCAATTGCCAGATTATAACTGCTTGGCTCTAAATTTGTAGTTTTTGTGATGAGATCATATATCAAGCCGTTATTTGCGCCATTAGATATCGCACTTATTGTAAAGCCGAAAAATTGAGCCGGAGTGACGGCAAAAAATGATGACACGATAGCCATTACAAAGTATATTATTATGACCGGCTTTGGAATTTCTGCGATTTTAATTATCTCTAGTATGGACTTCAATCTCTTGACTCGGTTAAATTTAATAAGACTCTTCTTTAGGCAGCTTCTTAAATTTATCTAATTATATTTTAGAGATTTTATGATGAAAAATCTTAAAGCAAGATATATGAGATAAAATTTTATTTCACCTCATCGCCCTAACGGAATTTAGTATCGCTATAAGTGCCACGCCTACATCGCCAAACACGGCTTCCCACATCGTTGCGTATCCTAAGGCTCCCATTATCATGATGGCGGCTTTTACGCCGAGTGCGAAGATGATGTTTTGCCAAACGATCGCACGCGTTTTTTTGGCGATTTTAAGCGCGGTTGCTATCTTTGAGGGCTCATCGTTCATTATGACGATATCGGCTGCTTCTATCGCCGCGTCGCTTCCGACTCCGCCCATAGCTACGCCCACGTCGGCTCTTGCAAGCACTGGTGCGTCGTTTATGCCGTCTCCTACGAACATCACTTTGCCCCACCCTGCTTTTTGGGCTAAAATTTCTTCTAGTTTCTCGACTTTTTGTGTGGGCAAAAGCTCTGCAAAAACTTGCGTAATGCCAAGTTTATCCGCGACATCTTGTGCGATTTCTTTGCTATCTCCTGTTAGCATTACAGTGTCTTTTACACCTTCTTTTTTGATCTTTAAAATCGCCTCTTTGGCGTCTGTTTTTAACTCATCGGTTATTATAAATTTGCCTGCAAATTCTCCGTTTATCGCTATATAAACCACCGTTCCAAGTTCGTTTGAGGCCTCAAATTTAACTCCTTGAAGAGTCATAAATTTGGCATTGCCAGCAATTATATCCTTGCCGCTTATGCTTGCTTTTATTCCCTGCCCTGCTACTTCTTCAAATTTCAAGATATCTAATTCGTTGATTTTGCTTCCCTTGCTCTCGTACTCTTTTACGATGGAATTTGCGATCGGATGGGTTGAGAAAAATTCCGCATGGGCCGCTAGCTTTAGCAACTCTTCTTCGCTTTTTATTTGTAAATTTTTGCTGCATAGCTTGATCTTGCTTACTTTAAAAACTCCTTTTGTAAGCGTTCCTGTCTTATCAAAAACGACTGTATCGACGCTGTTTAATGCTTCTAGATAGTTTGCGCCCTTAATGAGTATGCCGTGCTTTGAAGCGCCACCGATACCGCCAAAAAACCCAAGCGGGATGGAGACAACTAGCGCGCAGGGGCATGAGATAACCAAAAATACAAGCGCCTTATAGGCCCAAACCGATAGCTCTTCGTTAAAGATAATCGGCGGGATAAATGCAAGCATAAGCGCGACGAGAACGACTGCGGGAGTGTAATACCTTGCAAATTTCGTGATGAAATTTTCCGTTTTTGATTTTTTAGAGCTTGCATTTTGCACGAGATAAAGTATCTTTGAGACCGTTGATTCGGCGAAAATTTTGCTTACTTTTATCGTTACCAGCGCGCTTTTGTTTATGTAGCCGCTTAGCGCACTTTCTCCTATGTCGATCTCTTTTGGAAGCGATTCTCCTGTAAGAGCCGAGGTGTCAAAAGTAGAAAATCCCCCTATGATCTCTCCGTCAAGCGGCACCTTTTCGCCCGGTTTTACGACAATGAGATCGCCCACTTTAACGCTTTCGGGCGAGACTTTTTGTATCTGTACGCCAAACTTTAAATTTGCAAAATCAGGTCTTATATCCATAAGCGAGGCGATCGATTTGCGCGATTTGTTTACCGCCATCTCCTGAAAGAGCTCGCCTATCTGATAAAAGAGCATAACGGCAACGGCTTCGGGATACTCTTTGATAACAAAGGCTCCAAGCGTGGCTATGCCCATAAGGAAATTTTCATCAAACACTCGTCCTTTTACGATGTTTTTAGCAGCACTTGCAAGCACGCTCCAGCCGATGATAAAGTAGCTTGCCAAAAATAGCGCAAATTTAAGCGTTTCGCTAGCGGGAGCCGTAAGTGCGATGACAAAGAGTACTCCGCCTGCGACAATTTTTGTGATTATGTTTTTTATGCTGCTATTTTCATGATTATGTGAAGCGCTTTTTTGCTTGTATTGAGTGACGATAACACCGTCTTCTATGCTGTCAACAAGGGCTTGAATTTCTTTGACAAACTTGTCTACCTGCAAGGTTTTGCTACTTTTTATAAAAATTTTTTGCCCCAAGAAGTCTAAATTCGCCTCTTTTATATCAGGCATTTTTGCTATCTTTGCCTCGATCTTCGCCGCACAGTTCGCGCAGGTTAGATTCCTAAGCGATAGGGTTATCTCGCTACTCATTTTATCTCTCCATGATGTGCGTAAGTCCTTGTTCGATGATGCTTTTTACGTGTTCGTCGTCAAGTGAATAATAAACTACCTTGCCCTGTTTTTTGTGCTTAACCAGTCTTCCTTGCTTAAGTATTCTAAGCTGATGCGAGATGGCCGAGTGACTCATGCCAAAAAGTGCTGCGATATCGCAGACGCACATTTGCGATTTGGATAGTGCGCTTAGGATTTTTATCCTTGTCGTGTCGCCTAAAATTTTAAAAAAATCCCCAAGATCGTATAAAATTTCTTCGCTTTTTAGCTCGCTTTTTACTTTTTCTATCACATCTTGATGTATGATCGTGCTTTCGCAAACCGCTTCTAAATCGCTATTTTGAATATTTTCTTGCATTTTTTGCCTTTATATATGAACAATTATTCATTTGAGCAAGTATATAACTTTAAAAATGGTTTGTCAAGGATGAAATTTGCTAAAATTTAAGGCTAAATTTGGCCTATTAACCCGCACGGCTTTATTTATCGTGCGAGTTTGAAAGTGTAAAATTTAGATGAAAGAGGCTTGATTGCGAGCTTTTTGTATTCTGGTTAGATCGTATTTTAGGATTATAAATCCAAGTGCGACCATGAAAATGTCTTTAAGTATGAAGCCATCCGGCTTGCCAAGTTGCGGCATGAGGCTAAGTGTGACAAGACCAGTTAGGATCACGATGAGCGCGCCTAGAATTCCGGCTTTTGGCTTTTTGTAACCGATTGCAAGTGCGATATATCCGATACTTTCAATAACTCCTAAAAAATAGCTAGCTCCGTGAAAGCCAAAAATAGCATAGAGAAAATTTAGCCAAGTTGCCGATATAATCGGCTTTAAAAGCTCGACTTCAAACTCAAACCACTTGTAGTTACCAAATAAAAATAGCACCAAGATGAGCGCAAATCTTGCGAATTTGATCTCAAATTCCGAATTTGTAAATTTGTGAATTAAATTTTGCATGTTTATCCTGTTTTTAAATTTGCAAAATTGTAACCAAAGAAGCGTTATGTAGTGTGAAATTTGAGATTTAGCCGAGAAAATCGGCTAAATTTAGTAGCGAATTTTGTTAGTTTTTAAAAAATTCCTTAGATCTTCGTATTCGCTGTTTTCAAAGTAGCGCCATTTGCCGGGCTTTAGCATGCCAAGATCGACACGTCCGTAGCTAACGCGCTTTAGATCCATGACTTCAAGGTCAAAGTAGCCAAAAAACCTTCTTAATTCGCGGTTTTTGCCTTCGTTTATGATGACTTTTAGTTTCGTGTATCCGCCGCTTGAGCCAAAAATTTTATATGCTAAAAATGGCTTAAATTCCATTGACTTTATCTCGGTTTTAGCGTGCGCGCCCTTGGTTGCATCCTCGGCGAAAAAGCCCTCTTGCATTGCGGTTATGACTTCTTGCCCTACTTCGCCTTTAACTTTTAGATAATACATTCTTTCTAAATCGCTATCCATAAGTGCAGTTGCGATAGCCGGT includes these proteins:
- a CDS encoding Arm DNA-binding domain-containing protein, whose amino-acid sequence is MANISKANLQDKDIRKLQPPKSKKKIAVGNPKELYLWLNPSGKKTFFIRTKDDKSLTIGEFREGIYSVSEARIDAVKLLKELESGKDIDTIKGKNDKYKFKSLFNIYIEQKQKNGISQTYLKKIIQMNNLYILPKFGERDVKNIKYSELLEVFNAIFNPSNPKTSRLETIHRLINHLHNVFSMAIKDRYIDHDPSFRLEKEFPTIKSF
- a CDS encoding tyrosine-type recombinase/integrase produces the protein MKKNFLQSSRFNLKNQIDTRYAALTTDDGIREFLKDLKLDNKMQLQTKRAIYLQILCVNRPINTAQAKWADIDMQNAVWTIQANEMKTGFMHKVALSKQVVAILKEQQLFSGDMKFVFPSLNKDGHIHRDAISKAIRNMGEKDKYKCVATSHGFRATFRTICSVNKAELYKLGITEEAIESVLAHKEFNQIKYAYEREKATMDQKHKLMQWYSDYLFSL
- a CDS encoding helix-turn-helix domain-containing protein — its product is MTLKEIYAKDNEVAEMIGVSKNTLAKWRMFKSNGPKLAFVKIGRNILYKRDSIKQWLEDNERIDTKNLKLIKDSK
- a CDS encoding ribbon-helix-helix protein, CopG family; the encoded protein is MLNSFTKDREIKIRISKQFDEILAVKCNKSGPTKSEFIRQSVMNSDVKVIQRSSNHVLDDETRFLFFGIANICYFI
- a CDS encoding ABC transporter ATP-binding protein, whose product is MKSILEIIKIAEIPKPVIIIYFVMAIVSSFFAVTPAQFFGFTISAISNGANNGLIYDLITKTTNLEPSSYNLAIAGIVLFFASSIVYILFRNFFCYIVVIIAQKIIINVRKKLFIKLTNIDFKEIIKMSKGDVIYTLMNDTQRLEYIFERPFYTIFSDIFDFIFVVGFLLYIEPAVLLILLITTPFIYIFSIKTARIQKQTSANTQKADSKITVSIEQLLGGYETIKSFNAEAKEQERFNKLSDESYKNRKAGTKSLSIFMPIEGTLSTIGIALVLLYAVYQVSNHALAVGMIVVIADYSRKFYQPIRNISNYLQVIQKALVSIGKIIEFLSIKEEVQTSLLKKEIKYKDVPVVVNNLKIYLDEVELVKEISFKCHKNELILIKGRSGSGKTSIIRAFVGLYKVSNGMIYINGIDINSYSNKELRAAISYCGQRTFLHDDTIINNILYPNSSRDLNGILAYLEKLNLKHLNIDETIGDDGNKLSGGEKSRMAFLRAVMKNSKILFLDEATSALDKDNENIVIDLLQELKQDGWAIIFCTHSNNEELINIADKVVCMD
- a CDS encoding heavy metal translocating P-type ATPase, whose amino-acid sequence is MSSEITLSLRNLTCANCAAKIEAKIAKMPDIKEANLDFLGQKIFIKSSKTLQVDKFVKEIQALVDSIEDGVIVTQYKQKSASHNHENSSIKNIITKIVAGGVLFVIALTAPASETLKFALFLASYFIIGWSVLASAAKNIVKGRVFDENFLMGIATLGAFVIKEYPEAVAVMLFYQIGELFQEMAVNKSRKSIASLMDIRPDFANLKFGVQIQKVSPESVKVGDLIVVKPGEKVPLDGEIIGGFSTFDTSALTGESLPKEIDIGESALSGYINKSALVTIKVSKIFAESTVSKILYLVQNASSKKSKTENFITKFARYYTPAVVLVALMLAFIPPIIFNEELSVWAYKALVFLVISCPCALVVSIPLGFFGGIGGASKHGILIKGANYLEALNSVDTVVFDKTGTLTKGVFKVSKIKLCSKNLQIKSEEELLKLAAHAEFFSTHPIANSIVKEYESKGSKINELDILKFEEVAGQGIKASISGKDIIAGNAKFMTLQGVKFEASNELGTVVYIAINGEFAGKFIITDELKTDAKEAILKIKKEGVKDTVMLTGDSKEIAQDVADKLGITQVFAELLPTQKVEKLEEILAQKAGWGKVMFVGDGINDAPVLARADVGVAMGGVGSDAAIEAADIVIMNDEPSKIATALKIAKKTRAIVWQNIIFALGVKAAIMIMGALGYATMWEAVFGDVGVALIAILNSVRAMR
- a CDS encoding ArsR/SmtB family transcription factor yields the protein MQENIQNSDLEAVCESTIIHQDVIEKVKSELKSEEILYDLGDFFKILGDTTRIKILSALSKSQMCVCDIAALFGMSHSAISHQLRILKQGRLVKHKKQGKVVYYSLDDEHVKSIIEQGLTHIMER
- a CDS encoding YkgB family protein; amino-acid sequence: MQNLIHKFTNSEFEIKFARFALILVLFLFGNYKWFEFEVELLKPIISATWLNFLYAIFGFHGASYFLGVIESIGYIALAIGYKKPKAGILGALIVILTGLVTLSLMPQLGKPDGFILKDIFMVALGFIILKYDLTRIQKARNQASFI
- a CDS encoding pseudouridine synthase: MESSKTRLNKFISHNTSYSRREADELIKNGKVSVNNRVVSELATSVSDEDKVKINGRLVKLKKDFTVIVYHKQKGELVSKKDDRGRKTIYDSLPRNFAKFVSVGRLDYASEGLLLLTDAPAIATALMDSDLERMYYLKVKGEVGQEVITAMQEGFFAEDATKGAHAKTEIKSMEFKPFLAYKIFGSSGGYTKLKVIINEGKNRELRRFFGYFDLEVMDLKRVSYGRVDLGMLKPGKWRYFENSEYEDLRNFLKTNKIRY